Proteins encoded within one genomic window of Methanothrix harundinacea 6Ac:
- a CDS encoding GNAT family N-acetyltransferase translates to MNSKYRIRRAESPDDAGKLRHHFDRIFLPEEVGEFAETVFSHLPGMKNERWFIAVEEETGEIASAFALIPWTWEMAGIRLKVAEMGIVGTGEGHRNRGLMRLLYREFEATLAEEGFDLAVVQGIPGFYRRFGYYYSIPLEPHIDIPLHLVPYSTGEGDEDGGAYDFRLAEEGDIPFLLGEDEGYRRSNFISVFRDGAHWKYLLTYSPKIACGSEFWIMEGREREERCYFRISRQGFGAGLIVSEVSEGISDDALTNLFAFCKKMCAERNKPYIRLNLAVESTAAKTAISFGASVGRPYAWQIKIPDRGRFLGKIAPVLEARLKKSSLAGFTGTLRLDLYCEQIDLCWSEGRLESVTSGRGGECEKAFFIPEDLFAPLVLGHRTWRELQDIRPDLFPAMMYVGPGVDSASDKTVRLIDALFPAERSWVYEQY, encoded by the coding sequence ATGAACTCAAAGTACAGAATAAGACGGGCCGAGTCTCCCGACGACGCCGGAAAGCTCCGCCATCATTTCGACAGAATCTTTCTTCCCGAGGAGGTGGGAGAGTTCGCCGAGACGGTATTCTCCCACCTTCCGGGGATGAAGAACGAACGCTGGTTCATCGCCGTCGAAGAGGAGACGGGAGAGATCGCCTCGGCCTTCGCCCTCATCCCCTGGACCTGGGAGATGGCGGGAATAAGGCTCAAAGTCGCCGAGATGGGGATCGTCGGAACGGGAGAGGGACACCGGAACAGGGGCCTCATGAGGCTCCTGTACCGGGAGTTCGAGGCGACCCTCGCTGAGGAGGGGTTCGACCTCGCCGTCGTCCAGGGGATACCGGGATTTTATCGCCGCTTCGGATATTATTACTCGATCCCCCTGGAGCCCCACATCGACATCCCCCTCCATCTCGTCCCCTATTCGACCGGCGAAGGAGACGAAGACGGCGGAGCCTACGACTTCCGGCTTGCCGAGGAGGGCGACATACCCTTCCTCCTGGGGGAGGACGAAGGGTATCGAAGATCGAACTTCATCTCCGTCTTCAGGGACGGAGCCCACTGGAAGTATCTTCTGACCTACAGCCCGAAGATCGCTTGCGGCTCGGAGTTCTGGATCATGGAAGGGCGAGAGAGGGAAGAGAGATGCTACTTTCGGATCTCCCGGCAGGGCTTCGGAGCGGGGCTCATCGTGAGCGAGGTCAGCGAGGGGATATCCGACGACGCCCTGACGAACCTTTTCGCCTTCTGCAAGAAGATGTGCGCAGAGCGAAATAAGCCGTACATCCGGCTGAACCTCGCCGTGGAGTCGACCGCAGCGAAGACCGCCATCTCCTTCGGGGCGTCGGTGGGGAGGCCCTACGCCTGGCAGATAAAGATCCCGGATCGGGGAAGGTTCCTCGGAAAAATCGCCCCCGTCCTGGAGGCGCGGCTGAAGAAGAGCAGCCTTGCGGGCTTCACCGGGACCTTGCGCCTCGACCTTTATTGCGAACAGATCGATCTCTGCTGGTCTGAAGGGAGGCTCGAATCCGTCACCTCGGGGAGGGGAGGAGAATGCGAGAAGGCCTTCTTCATTCCAGAAGACCTCTTCGCTCCGCTGGTCCTCGGCCATCGGACCTGGCGAGAGCTCCAGGACATCCGGCCCGACCTCTTCCCGGCGATGATGTACGTAGGACCGGGGGTGGATTCGGCCTCGGATAAGACCGTTCGCCTCATCGACGCCCTCTTCCCGGCCGAGAGGTCGTGGGTCTATGAGCAGTACTGA
- a CDS encoding galactose-1-phosphate uridylyltransferase, with protein sequence MRRHYFLEEYCIIAAERKKRPSDFRRERGRERSDPKTCPFCPGNEEMTPPAVAAYTVDGVGPDGVERVRDWWARSFPNLYPAVTADPEPPTREWVADRARGFHEVIIESPDHDADPSEFSRQELERLVTIYRDRYASHIADPGVGYVSIFKNWGRVAGASLSHTHSQLVALPIVPPALLRELEAIGRSPRCPYCSLVEREAASDRLIFENGRFVLIAPFFSEAPYETWILPKGHAPSLEGLDPRGLEDLAEALGEALRRQDRLLSGPAYNYTIRQLPDRRYHLNLRIHPAISALAGFERNTGIFINSVPPEAAARELREA encoded by the coding sequence ATGAGGCGCCACTACTTCCTCGAGGAGTACTGCATCATCGCCGCCGAGAGGAAAAAGAGGCCCTCCGACTTCCGCCGCGAGAGGGGGAGGGAGAGGTCAGACCCGAAGACCTGCCCCTTCTGCCCCGGAAACGAGGAGATGACCCCGCCCGCGGTCGCCGCCTACACCGTCGACGGCGTCGGTCCCGACGGGGTCGAGAGGGTCAGGGACTGGTGGGCCCGGTCCTTTCCAAACCTATATCCGGCGGTGACGGCGGACCCGGAGCCGCCGACGAGGGAGTGGGTTGCGGACCGCGCCCGGGGGTTCCACGAGGTGATCATCGAGTCCCCGGACCACGACGCCGACCCATCGGAGTTCAGCCGCCAGGAGCTCGAGCGGCTCGTCACCATCTACAGGGATAGATACGCATCCCACATCGCCGATCCGGGGGTGGGGTACGTCTCGATCTTCAAGAACTGGGGGCGGGTGGCGGGGGCCTCCCTCAGCCACACCCACTCCCAGCTCGTCGCCCTGCCAATCGTCCCCCCGGCCCTCCTGAGGGAGCTGGAGGCGATCGGAAGGTCCCCGAGATGCCCCTACTGCAGCCTCGTCGAGCGGGAGGCCGCCTCGGATAGGCTGATCTTCGAGAACGGCCGGTTCGTCCTCATCGCCCCCTTCTTCTCGGAGGCCCCCTACGAGACCTGGATCCTCCCCAAGGGGCACGCCCCGTCCCTGGAGGGGCTCGACCCCCGGGGGCTCGAGGATCTGGCCGAGGCGCTGGGGGAGGCGCTCCGGAGGCAGGACAGGCTCCTCTCGGGCCCCGCCTACAACTATACCATCCGCCAGCTCCCTGACCGCCGCTACCACTTAAACCTCAGGATCCACCCGGCGATATCCGCCCTCGCCGGCTTTGAGAGGAACACCGGGATCTTCATCAACTCCGTCCCCCCCGAGGCTGCGGCCCGGGAGCTTCGGGAGGCCTGA
- a CDS encoding glycosyltransferase family 4 protein: MKIAYYSLEFPPRIFGGLGVYADSISKELASLGQEISVFTMGDGSLKRREKARGISVFRETPAPMRDGWEPFISDRTRAWGEGVDFLFDLLSYNQLAVASLRENGPFDLAVAHDWLGLPGGLAAKRVLGVPLIFHVHSLEVGRETAPNPQIVDLELKGAGLADGVITVSKAMKEQLSGLGVPEDKIEVSYHGVEPEVFSPSATKRRRIEELQERYSLKEEDEVILFVGRLEPVKGVIPLLEAMPKVLQEHPRAKLLVVGKGTLEGRVRSMAEALGGSVKVVTDFLDLESKIHHYALADLCVFPSLYEPFGIVGVEAAAMERPAVVGASGVSGLREIVDDPSAERPTGVHVNPRDPGDIAWGINLVLDDPERRREWGRNGRAKCLRIFNWPRAARETLEIYEKVISSRR, translated from the coding sequence ATGAAGATAGCTTACTATAGCCTCGAGTTCCCCCCCCGGATCTTCGGGGGGCTCGGCGTCTACGCCGACTCCATATCGAAGGAGCTGGCATCCCTCGGCCAGGAGATCTCCGTCTTCACCATGGGGGACGGCTCCCTCAAGAGGCGGGAGAAGGCCCGAGGAATATCCGTCTTCCGGGAGACGCCGGCGCCGATGAGGGACGGCTGGGAGCCCTTCATCTCCGACCGGACCCGCGCCTGGGGGGAGGGGGTGGACTTCCTCTTCGACCTTTTGAGCTACAACCAGCTTGCCGTCGCCTCCCTGAGGGAGAACGGCCCCTTCGACCTCGCCGTCGCCCACGACTGGCTCGGCCTCCCCGGCGGCCTAGCGGCGAAGAGGGTCCTGGGGGTCCCCCTCATCTTCCACGTCCACAGCCTGGAGGTGGGGAGGGAGACGGCCCCAAACCCCCAGATCGTCGACCTGGAGCTGAAGGGCGCCGGCCTCGCCGACGGGGTGATCACCGTCTCCAAGGCGATGAAGGAGCAGCTCTCCGGCCTCGGGGTCCCGGAGGATAAGATCGAGGTCTCTTACCACGGCGTCGAGCCTGAGGTCTTCAGCCCCTCGGCGACGAAGAGGAGGAGGATCGAGGAGCTCCAGGAGCGGTACTCCCTAAAGGAGGAGGACGAGGTGATCCTCTTCGTCGGGAGGCTCGAGCCGGTGAAGGGGGTGATCCCCCTCCTGGAGGCGATGCCGAAGGTCCTCCAGGAGCACCCTCGGGCGAAGCTCCTCGTCGTCGGGAAGGGAACCCTGGAGGGGAGGGTCAGGTCGATGGCGGAGGCCCTCGGCGGATCGGTGAAGGTCGTCACCGACTTTCTCGACCTGGAGTCGAAGATCCACCACTACGCCCTCGCCGACCTCTGCGTCTTCCCGAGCCTCTACGAACCCTTCGGGATCGTGGGGGTCGAGGCCGCCGCCATGGAGCGGCCGGCGGTGGTGGGCGCCAGCGGCGTCTCCGGCCTCCGGGAGATCGTCGACGACCCCTCTGCCGAGAGGCCGACCGGCGTCCACGTAAACCCGAGAGACCCCGGCGACATCGCCTGGGGGATCAACCTGGTCCTCGACGACCCCGAGAGGAGGAGGGAGTGGGGGAGGAACGGCAGGGCCAAGTGCCTGAGGATATTCAACTGGCCCAGGGCCGCGAGGGAGACCCTGGAGATCTACGAGAAGGTGATCTCATCCCGGAGATGA
- a CDS encoding AAA family ATPase, which yields MRGTFRKARQAAPAVLFFDEIDSFTPTRGGRTSDSHAIERVISEIQLEMDGLEAFHNVLVIAATNRPDIIDPALLRPGRFDRMVEIGMPDQEARLEILKIHTAKRPLAEDVDLAAISKRTDGRSGADLANVTNEAAMLAIREYVLAGRPQEDDEIAKYRIESKHFEEALKKVKPSKKEGYGKFAEFA from the coding sequence GTGAGGGGGACCTTCAGGAAAGCGAGGCAGGCGGCTCCAGCCGTCCTCTTCTTCGACGAGATTGACTCCTTCACTCCCACCAGGGGCGGCAGAACCAGCGACTCCCACGCCATCGAGAGGGTGATAAGCGAGATCCAATTGGAGATGGACGGCCTGGAGGCGTTCCACAACGTTTTGGTCATCGCCGCCACCAACCGGCCCGACATCATCGACCCCGCCCTCCTCCGGCCCGGCAGGTTCGATCGGATGGTCGAGATCGGGATGCCCGACCAGGAGGCGAGGCTTGAGATCCTCAAGATCCACACCGCGAAGAGGCCGCTCGCCGAGGACGTGGACCTTGCGGCGATATCTAAGAGGACCGACGGCCGCTCCGGCGCCGACCTCGCCAACGTCACCAACGAGGCGGCGATGCTGGCGATCCGGGAGTACGTCCTCGCCGGAAGGCCCCAGGAGGACGATGAGATCGCGAAGTACAGGATAGAGAGTAAGCACTTCGAGGAGGCCCTCAAGAAGGTGAAGCCGAGCAAGAAGGAGGGGTACGGCAAGTTCGCGGAGTTCGCGTGA
- a CDS encoding glycoside hydrolase family 57 protein, translated as MTDVCLCFEVHQPLRLRRDFFWSGSPMRRIERDLLSDFYFDDPENRRIFDRVAEKCYLPANQVILEEIERHRDSERPFKAAYSFSGVFLDQAERYNPEVLDSFARLVDTGMVEVLEQTYHHSLASLYEDGREFAEQVRMHRERVWDAFGTRPRIFENTELLYDDRIAKIVEGMGYAGIFAEGIVAHPNWVYRPEGCDRISLLLRDYQITDDMGFRFSARWWKEYPLTAEKYASWIAAKVGDCVNIFCDYETFGEHQWADTGIFEFLRHLPRKILRWDHLRFATPSDVVRDHPPLQTLSVPRTTSWADIERDTSCWLGNALQWACYSYHRRLEGPIKESGDRRLLEIWRTLGISDHLYYAFTHGGAPGEVHNYFSPYGNPYDAAVTFFAVLADLHHRVKSWASAADDPFLFSTGIDQFTGDVVWGPRGLAEAFERVEREALEYHARRGDLSAWARESLADPALAEGLERAEGLRGDPLRAALLEAAAEAVRGAGPLRVEGGLARPEEGRMVESSPGGRPGASGGGGAMEPIDRSGRKRR; from the coding sequence ATGACCGACGTCTGCCTCTGCTTTGAGGTCCACCAGCCCCTGAGGCTCCGGAGGGACTTCTTCTGGTCCGGATCGCCCATGAGGAGGATCGAGCGAGACCTGCTATCCGACTTCTACTTCGACGATCCGGAGAACCGGCGGATATTCGACCGGGTCGCCGAGAAGTGCTACCTTCCGGCAAACCAGGTGATCCTCGAGGAGATCGAGAGGCACCGGGACTCCGAGCGGCCCTTCAAGGCCGCCTACAGCTTCTCGGGGGTCTTCCTCGACCAGGCCGAGAGGTACAACCCCGAGGTCCTCGACTCCTTCGCAAGGCTCGTCGATACGGGGATGGTGGAGGTTTTAGAGCAGACCTACCACCACTCCCTCGCGAGCCTCTATGAGGACGGCAGAGAGTTTGCCGAGCAGGTGAGGATGCACCGGGAGCGGGTCTGGGACGCCTTCGGCACCAGGCCCCGGATCTTCGAGAATACGGAGCTGCTATACGACGACCGGATCGCGAAGATCGTCGAGGGGATGGGCTACGCCGGGATCTTCGCCGAGGGGATCGTCGCCCATCCCAACTGGGTCTATCGGCCTGAGGGGTGCGACCGGATCTCGCTTCTCTTACGGGACTATCAGATCACCGACGACATGGGTTTTCGGTTCTCCGCCCGGTGGTGGAAGGAGTACCCCCTCACCGCCGAGAAGTACGCCTCCTGGATCGCGGCGAAGGTCGGCGACTGCGTCAACATCTTCTGCGACTACGAGACCTTCGGAGAGCACCAGTGGGCGGACACCGGGATCTTCGAGTTTCTCAGGCACCTTCCAAGGAAGATCCTCCGGTGGGATCACCTCCGGTTTGCGACCCCCAGCGACGTCGTCCGGGACCACCCCCCCCTCCAGACCCTCTCCGTCCCCAGGACCACCTCCTGGGCGGACATCGAGAGGGACACCAGCTGCTGGCTCGGAAACGCCCTCCAGTGGGCCTGCTACTCCTACCACCGGAGGCTTGAGGGGCCGATAAAGGAGAGCGGGGACCGGCGGCTTCTGGAGATCTGGAGGACCCTCGGCATCTCCGACCACCTCTACTACGCCTTCACCCACGGCGGCGCCCCCGGGGAGGTCCACAACTACTTCAGCCCCTACGGCAACCCCTATGACGCCGCCGTCACCTTCTTCGCCGTCCTCGCCGACCTCCACCACCGGGTGAAGTCGTGGGCCTCCGCCGCTGACGACCCCTTCCTCTTCTCGACCGGGATCGACCAGTTCACCGGCGACGTCGTCTGGGGGCCGAGGGGGCTCGCCGAGGCCTTCGAGCGGGTGGAAAGAGAGGCCCTAGAGTACCACGCGAGGCGGGGGGACCTCTCCGCCTGGGCCCGGGAGAGCCTCGCCGACCCCGCCCTAGCCGAGGGGCTCGAGCGGGCCGAAGGCCTCCGGGGCGACCCCCTCCGGGCCGCCCTCCTGGAGGCGGCGGCGGAGGCGGTCAGGGGGGCCGGCCCCCTCCGGGTGGAGGGCGGCCTCGCTCGCCCGGAGGAGGGTAGGATGGTGGAGAGCTCCCCCGGCGGCCGCCCCGGGGCTTCTGGGGGCGGCGGGGCGATGGAGCCGATCGACCGGAGCGGGAGGAAGAGGAGATGA
- a CDS encoding PH domain-containing protein, whose product MSPKLQKGEEMIRALRPHPLAFYRLYGIWIYIALVGVYFSSYPGVQIFDMSPENSARILWWLSIFVPAVLIALFRINWRWLVALGAPALLAFGLPGRPEYIALLEGFGLDWFMDQNHILTTFGLLGVLGTEGHRRSHRYYITNWRLIMESGHLGVHRRTLLYKNINDLVVEQSFPGKVFNFGTIIPITASGLGLGDDFSLAGAAVGGRAMVGAGGGKAVSTPRGRSHHLLEGVGRPEEVHDLIISLMHSQG is encoded by the coding sequence GTGTCGCCGAAGCTCCAGAAGGGTGAAGAGATGATCCGGGCCCTGAGGCCCCACCCCCTGGCCTTCTACCGGCTCTACGGGATCTGGATCTACATCGCCCTGGTGGGGGTCTACTTCTCCTCCTACCCCGGGGTCCAGATCTTCGATATGAGCCCCGAGAACTCGGCCCGGATCCTCTGGTGGCTCTCGATCTTCGTCCCGGCGGTCCTGATCGCCCTCTTTCGGATCAACTGGCGGTGGCTCGTCGCCCTGGGGGCGCCTGCCCTCCTCGCCTTCGGCCTCCCCGGGAGGCCGGAGTACATCGCCCTCCTGGAGGGGTTCGGTCTCGACTGGTTTATGGACCAGAATCACATCCTCACCACCTTCGGCCTCCTCGGGGTCCTGGGGACGGAGGGGCACCGGAGGTCTCACCGCTACTACATCACCAACTGGAGGCTGATCATGGAGTCGGGCCACCTGGGGGTCCATCGGAGGACCCTCCTTTACAAGAACATAAACGACCTGGTGGTGGAGCAGTCCTTCCCCGGAAAGGTCTTCAACTTCGGGACGATCATCCCCATCACCGCCTCAGGCCTCGGCCTCGGGGACGACTTCAGCCTGGCGGGGGCGGCGGTGGGCGGGAGGGCGATGGTGGGGGCTGGCGGTGGCAAGGCCGTATCGACCCCCCGGGGTCGGTCCCACCACCTCCTGGAGGGGGTCGGCCGGCCGGAGGAGGTCCACGACCTGATAATATCCCTGATGCACTCTCAGGGGTGA
- a CDS encoding glycosyltransferase family 4 protein: MRIGMLSWESLYSTKVGGVAPHVSEISEALARRGHEVHVFTRRGDFGSYDEINGVHYQRVDSDLAGDILAQMDRMSDAIFDRFWHVQKLFGKFDVVHGHDWHPVTALNKIKAAYRIPYVITLHSTEWGRCGNNFSTDYIPREIAHREWLAGYEAAMVITTTQRMKDELMMLYQIPPEKIEIIPNGLVIGSFRRAVDPGRVKERHGIHPLAPVVLFCGRMNYQKGPCILVEAIPSILARHWDAKFVFIGDGEMRAECERQARELGVEGSCIFLGYIPSNVKEEWMNACDMVCLPSRNEPFGIVVLEGWDAGKPVIATEAVSIIKNFEDGLLAYIQPESIAWCINRLLDDPQEMERLGRAGRERLEREFTWDEIARETEEVYKRVLDRG; the protein is encoded by the coding sequence ATGCGAATTGGTATGCTCTCCTGGGAGAGCCTCTACTCCACGAAGGTCGGGGGGGTAGCCCCCCACGTCTCGGAGATCTCCGAAGCTCTAGCGCGGCGGGGGCACGAGGTCCACGTCTTCACCCGGAGGGGCGACTTCGGCTCCTATGACGAGATAAACGGCGTCCACTACCAGAGGGTCGACTCCGACCTGGCCGGAGATATCCTCGCCCAGATGGACCGGATGTCCGACGCCATCTTCGACAGGTTCTGGCACGTCCAGAAGCTCTTCGGGAAGTTTGACGTCGTCCACGGCCACGACTGGCACCCGGTCACCGCCCTCAACAAGATAAAGGCCGCCTATCGGATCCCCTACGTCATCACCCTCCACAGCACCGAATGGGGAAGGTGCGGAAACAACTTCAGCACCGATTACATCCCCCGGGAGATCGCCCACCGGGAATGGCTCGCCGGCTACGAGGCGGCGATGGTGATCACCACCACCCAGAGGATGAAGGACGAATTGATGATGCTCTACCAGATCCCCCCCGAGAAGATAGAGATCATCCCCAACGGCCTCGTCATCGGCTCCTTCAGGCGGGCCGTCGATCCCGGAAGGGTGAAGGAGAGGCACGGGATCCACCCCCTCGCGCCGGTCGTCCTCTTCTGCGGGAGGATGAACTACCAGAAGGGGCCCTGCATCCTCGTCGAGGCGATACCCTCCATCCTAGCCCGCCACTGGGACGCCAAGTTCGTCTTCATCGGCGACGGCGAGATGAGGGCGGAGTGCGAGCGGCAGGCCCGGGAGCTGGGGGTCGAGGGTTCCTGCATCTTCCTCGGCTACATCCCCAGCAACGTAAAAGAGGAGTGGATGAACGCCTGCGACATGGTCTGCCTCCCAAGCCGAAACGAGCCCTTCGGGATCGTCGTCCTGGAGGGGTGGGACGCGGGAAAGCCTGTGATAGCCACCGAGGCGGTGAGCATCATCAAGAACTTCGAGGACGGCCTCCTCGCCTACATCCAGCCCGAGTCGATCGCCTGGTGCATCAACCGGCTCCTCGACGACCCCCAGGAGATGGAGAGGCTCGGCCGGGCCGGCCGAGAGAGGCTGGAGAGGGAGTTCACCTGGGACGAGATCGCCCGGGAGACGGAGGAGGTCTACAAGAGGGTTCTCGATAGAGGTTAA
- a CDS encoding RAD55 family ATPase produces the protein MDESSKSYEKVPSGIPGFDDLVNGGFHRRTVNTVTGSSGTGKTVFASQFIHEGIKNGEKGMIIMPSESAEYLKRELHSSFRWDFWKLEEEGKLVIVDVTDPVLRLQKSIETDPVEFLINFRKLVDKKVREEKPQRVLIDDLMAFFTAVESPFVMRSLADDLFGDLRSLGVTAVITIGEAFGMTQIMEYGADSCTILKRERIGNNMVRSIYIMKMRGSRISNSIRVLDISDEGMAVSTLSPYP, from the coding sequence GTGGACGAATCATCAAAATCTTACGAGAAGGTCCCTTCGGGGATCCCCGGCTTCGACGACCTGGTGAACGGGGGCTTTCACCGGAGGACCGTCAACACCGTCACGGGGTCCTCGGGGACGGGCAAGACCGTCTTCGCATCCCAGTTCATCCACGAGGGGATCAAGAACGGCGAGAAGGGGATGATCATCATGCCCTCGGAGAGCGCCGAGTACCTGAAGCGGGAGCTCCACTCCTCCTTCCGGTGGGACTTCTGGAAGCTGGAGGAGGAGGGAAAGCTAGTCATCGTCGACGTCACCGACCCCGTCCTGAGGCTCCAGAAGAGCATCGAGACCGACCCCGTCGAGTTTCTGATAAATTTTAGAAAGCTTGTCGACAAGAAGGTCCGGGAGGAGAAGCCCCAGAGGGTCCTCATCGATGACCTGATGGCCTTCTTCACCGCCGTCGAGTCCCCCTTCGTCATGAGGTCCCTCGCCGACGACCTCTTCGGCGACCTCCGGTCTCTGGGGGTGACGGCAGTGATCACCATAGGCGAGGCCTTCGGGATGACCCAGATCATGGAGTACGGGGCGGACTCCTGCACCATCCTCAAGAGGGAGAGGATAGGAAACAACATGGTCCGATCGATCTACATCATGAAGATGAGGGGCTCCAGGATATCGAACAGCATCCGGGTCCTGGACATATCCGACGAGGGGATGGCGGTCTCGACCCTATCGCCCTATCCGTAG
- a CDS encoding glycogen synthase: MIKRWIVLAGEEGGPVCNKMGGIWDVIDAEARTLARLAARKEIECDLKILVAGPYYPTAGADWNKGKARVTDVSGLDALDMNDELTSALDQLKAEGIDVVAAQTEVAGVPIGYLLFNTAYYDSIIKTLYGTKMTLANAIKAEAWQLSRLDSMQFERAPYGPEYTHYLGLSYAVSQFVHYLVSLGEERAKKYGDEAISEFARSVMPKMRVSLHCHEFPTFYALARLKCLGVPVRTMATLHATVPGRSSGYRSLEKVAKNDGTWDPNVPVGMATLESLAKYADVVSFVGDSTMREAMLFHKLNGIVIRNGIELDVRRIDWDKKNACRRKIQRFLSEGLHRVYGGEVIDPEEILPVFTISRLELENKGYPQLLDSLLLQNHLLRHRRMDHRFAEKMRVVCLLITSHGPKSKEKLPEDFPIDLPAEVLVGEEIRLNKMIRDLGIDAGNLAAGRRQVSAILYPQWAGPDDGGMRMGVDEIMAGCVAGIFPSQYEPFLLTGLEAGREGTPSIVSRACGFSDALKKVERLVTGLGGVVVVDNIEASLQEMILDYALALDYFTWTYLEDQVKYRLLCEESFALAKLMNWTEPVLEYYKNLMVSSELDKCMPPEIRGFDVG, from the coding sequence ATGATAAAGCGCTGGATAGTCCTGGCGGGGGAGGAGGGAGGGCCCGTCTGCAACAAGATGGGCGGGATATGGGACGTCATCGACGCCGAGGCGAGGACCCTGGCGAGGCTCGCCGCCAGGAAGGAGATCGAGTGCGACCTCAAGATCCTCGTCGCCGGCCCCTACTACCCGACCGCCGGGGCGGACTGGAACAAGGGGAAGGCGAGGGTCACCGACGTCTCGGGGCTCGACGCCCTCGATATGAACGACGAGCTCACATCCGCCCTCGACCAGCTCAAGGCCGAGGGGATCGATGTCGTGGCTGCCCAGACGGAGGTGGCTGGCGTCCCCATCGGCTACCTCCTCTTCAACACCGCCTACTACGACTCGATCATCAAGACTCTGTACGGGACGAAGATGACCCTCGCGAACGCCATCAAGGCCGAGGCGTGGCAGCTCTCGAGGCTCGACTCGATGCAGTTTGAACGGGCCCCCTACGGACCGGAGTACACCCACTACCTAGGCCTCTCCTACGCCGTCTCCCAGTTCGTCCACTACCTCGTATCCCTGGGGGAGGAGAGGGCGAAGAAGTACGGGGACGAGGCGATCTCGGAGTTCGCGAGGTCGGTGATGCCGAAGATGCGGGTATCCCTCCACTGCCACGAGTTTCCCACCTTCTACGCCCTGGCGCGGCTGAAGTGCCTCGGCGTCCCCGTCCGGACGATGGCCACCCTCCACGCCACGGTGCCGGGGAGGTCCTCCGGTTACAGGTCCCTGGAGAAGGTGGCGAAGAACGACGGCACCTGGGACCCAAACGTCCCGGTGGGGATGGCAACCCTCGAGTCCCTGGCGAAGTACGCCGACGTCGTCTCCTTCGTCGGCGACTCGACGATGAGGGAGGCGATGCTCTTTCACAAACTGAACGGGATCGTCATAAGAAACGGGATCGAGCTGGACGTCAGACGGATCGACTGGGATAAGAAGAACGCCTGCCGGAGGAAGATCCAGAGGTTCCTCTCGGAGGGGCTCCACCGGGTCTACGGCGGGGAGGTGATCGACCCGGAGGAGATTCTTCCCGTCTTCACCATATCGAGGCTAGAGCTCGAGAACAAGGGCTACCCCCAGCTCCTCGACTCCCTCCTCCTCCAGAACCACCTCTTAAGACACCGGAGGATGGACCACAGGTTCGCCGAGAAGATGAGGGTCGTCTGCCTCCTCATCACCTCCCACGGCCCGAAGTCCAAGGAGAAGCTCCCCGAGGATTTCCCCATCGACCTCCCCGCCGAGGTCCTGGTGGGGGAGGAGATCAGGCTGAACAAGATGATCCGGGACCTAGGGATCGATGCCGGAAACCTCGCCGCCGGGAGGAGACAGGTCTCCGCCATCCTCTACCCCCAGTGGGCGGGCCCCGACGACGGCGGGATGAGGATGGGGGTCGACGAGATCATGGCAGGGTGCGTCGCCGGGATATTCCCCTCCCAGTACGAGCCCTTCCTCCTCACCGGCCTCGAGGCCGGGCGCGAGGGGACCCCCAGCATCGTCAGCCGGGCCTGCGGCTTCAGCGATGCCCTGAAGAAGGTGGAGCGGCTGGTCACCGGCCTGGGGGGGGTCGTCGTCGTCGACAACATCGAGGCGTCCCTCCAGGAGATGATCCTCGACTACGCCCTCGCCCTCGACTACTTCACCTGGACCTACCTCGAAGACCAGGTGAAGTACCGGCTCCTCTGCGAGGAGTCCTTCGCCCTGGCGAAGCTGATGAACTGGACCGAGCCGGTCCTGGAGTACTACAAGAACCTGATGGTCAGCTCGGAGCTGGACAAGTGCATGCCTCCCGAGATTAGAGGCTTCGACGTTGGGTGA